GGATGGTCGACTTCGATTACCGCTGAGGGGAGAACGATTGAGCAGCTGTCCGTCCGAGGCGGAAAAGAAGAAGAGGTCACGTTGGAAGTGACCGTGCCGCTGGATGTCGACAAGGGGGATTACCGCTTTTGGCTCGTCGCGAAAGGGGACAGTGGTTCATCGAAATTGCCGCTGCTTGTCCGCGTGACGGAACAAGGATCGTTTAAAACGGAACTGACGTCGGAACAAACGAACCTCGAGGGGCACGCGGATTCGAGCTTCACGTATGATGTCACGCTGAAAAATCGAACTGCCAAGACGCAAAATTACGCGTTAAGTTCGGCGGCGGAAAAAGGTTGGCAAGTCACGTTCAAATCGGAAGGCAATTCCGTTACGTCGGTGAAGCTCGAGCCGAATGAATCAAGAGACATTACCGTAGAGGTTAAACCGCCGGAAAATGTGAAAGCGGGCACGTACAAAATCCCGATCAAAGCGCAAACGAGCGATACGTCGGCTGAGCTGACGTTAGAAGCGGTCATTACGGGCACGTATGCGCTCAAACTGACGACGCCGTCAGGAAACTTAAGCACCGATGTGACGGCGGGGCATGAACGGGTGATCGATCTTGTTGTCAAAAACACCGGAAGCGCTCCACTTTTGAACATCAATATGACGGCTGACGCTCCGCCTGATTGGGAAGTGGAATTCGATCAAAGCACGATCGCCCAGCTGAACCCGGGCGATTCCAAAACAGTCAAGGCGAAAGTGAAAGCGTCGGATGAAGCGATCGCTGGGGATTATGTTGTCAACTTCCAGGCGCAAACGGCGGAAACGTCGGCGGAGGCGGCGTTCCGCGTCTCGGTCAAAACGTCGACCGTTTGGGGAGTGGTGGCGGTGTTGATCATTCTCGGGGTGGCCGGAGGGCTGTACTATTTGATCAAAACATACGGGAGGAGGTAAGCATGGCAGCACCCGCTGTCATCGAGCTTGACAACTTGTGCAAAACGTATGGCGACCATCGGGCGGTTGACCATTTGTCGCTTTCCATTCAAAAAGGGGAAATTTTTGGGCTTCTTGGCCCGAACGGGGCCGGAAAGACGACGACGATTTTGATGATGCTCGGGCTCACCGAGCCGACGTCCGGCATGGTTAGGGTATGCGGGATCAATCCAGTGCGAAATCCCATTGACGTTAAACGGAAAGTCGGGTACTTGCCGGATGATGTCGGCTTTTACCATCACATGACAGGGTTGGAGAACTTGCTGTATACGGCGGCGTTAAACGGCATTCCTCGCGCCGAGGCGGAAAAGCGAGCGTGGGAGCTGCTCGAGAAG
Above is a window of Geobacillus thermoleovorans DNA encoding:
- a CDS encoding COG1470 family protein, with amino-acid sequence MNVVQSRIIMMFAMILTLFSLLLPIRPASAASGVVLFTPYTGLSVTPGETIDYTVNVINNGSNIENVTFSFDHLPKGWSTSITAEGRTIEQLSVRGGKEEEVTLEVTVPLDVDKGDYRFWLVAKGDSGSSKLPLLVRVTEQGSFKTELTSEQTNLEGHADSSFTYDVTLKNRTAKTQNYALSSAAEKGWQVTFKSEGNSVTSVKLEPNESRDITVEVKPPENVKAGTYKIPIKAQTSDTSAELTLEAVITGTYALKLTTPSGNLSTDVTAGHERVIDLVVKNTGSAPLLNINMTADAPPDWEVEFDQSTIAQLNPGDSKTVKAKVKASDEAIAGDYVVNFQAQTAETSAEAAFRVSVKTSTVWGVVAVLIILGVAGGLYYLIKTYGRR